ATCTGAGTTATTTTTGCCTGTGCTGAGCAGCACGTTTGCAACAATCCCTGTGGTTCCCACCATGTTTTGCACCTCAAACACCAGCTGGAGCAACTGTCTCCAGCGTCAGCACATATTCCCCGTCAGGGTGGCTTTCCAAAGTGATACGGCATCGTCAGCACAGGCAGGAACGACTCTCCCACGGTGGGTTTGCATCCCTCTAATCCTCCATCGGCCCAGGTGTGGCGGCCGCTGGGGTGGTCACTGGCTGGGCGGTCACCCCCTGATCTACATGCTGGTTGTACAGGTCACCGACACACCGTCCTCTCCCCGACTTCGCCCCCGTGATGGCATTTTTGGTGGGCGGACGTCCGTTCCAGGCGAGCGGTGCTCTCCCCTGATTTATCGTCTGTGCCCTGTTCCCGCTGCCGGGGGTAATGCGTGGGTTTACAGCACAGGGTTTCGTCGGCCGTGACTTGGCCTCCCCTGGCATTCCCCCCGTCGACGCTGCCTGGCCGGTGGGTCAGGGTGTTGCTCGGCATGCCCTGCCACTGCCGCCTGCCCGCTGGAGGCTGGCTCCGGCGGGACGCTGTGTACTGCCTAACACCCCTAATAACACTTTGCAGGAGTCACCTGGGGGCATTTCTGGTTAAGAAGCATTTAATTGATTACAAAACCATGTAGTGGTGGGGGTTTGCATAATGTTGTTCATGGGGGAGCTGGTAGCAGTTTTCAAGGGGGGGAGCAGGAATTGCTGCTGCAGGGTGAGGGGGGAAAGGGAGACATAGGGGTGAAGAGACCCAGGGGATCCCCATAGCAGGGGAGAGCGTCCAGGGCTGCACCTTTTTCCGATCCAGCCTCTGGGAATTCTGGTCCCACCTTGCAGAGGAGCTTCCCTGGCCCATTCACCCCCTCCCAGTaccccatcactgctgtgcccatAATCAGGGTTTAAAACCCCTCTGGGGCATGCTGGGGCTCTGGATGGGgatccccagtgctcccagttgcAGCTGAGTGCTGGGGAAGCTCAGCTGACACCCCAGGGCCTGCCCCCAGCCATACCTCTCCCTGCTTTATAACCTGCCACTGCTCCTGGGGAAGCCTTGAGCCAAGTGGTAACTTACGTCCTGCCTTGCCCTGGGCTGAGACACAGCTCAGCTGCTGATTTTAGTGCCCACGGTGTCCTCACAGGCATGATGGCACCAGCTGGCATTGCCCTGTCACCACCACCTGCTGCTCTGTGGCCCCCTCCCCTGCATGGGGAGCAGGTCCTGTGGGGTCCGTGGGGTggctgctgtggggagcaggtCCTGTGGGATCTGTGGGGTGGCTGCTGTGTCACTGTTGGCAGTGCCACGCACTgctctgggctcagctttgccgACTGGTGCTGGGCCCACGTCCCTGGGGGGACCAGATTCGTGCAGGGTGGCCTTTGGGTAACCCCCAACCCCAGCTGAACAGGGCATCCAGCCCTTGGGAAGGGGAGGGCTCGGCAGGAAGGGAATAGTGACAGAGACACTGGAGGGAAAGCaccgggggcgggaggggacggCGGCTGCAACCTGCCTCCCTCTGCCATCCCTATAAAtaggagggagcaggagcaggattGCACCTGTGGAACTCCAACTctgcaggagaggcaggcaggcaggcagggacggAGCTGCTCCTTGCTGCTCTGGCCTCCCTTTGAGCTTACCAGCGCTCTGCCTGCGTGGAGGCCTGAGGCATGGAGATGAGGGGATGGACGCTTTCCACCTTTGTGGGATGCTGCGTATGGATTCTGCACGGTATGTCCTATATTTTTCTGCTAGCACATGTGCTACCTGAGCCCTTGCAGGGCACAGCAACTATGCTTGTGAGATGCTTTTCTCTTCTGGCTTCACTGGAAACTCCTCTTATGACCAGTCCTTGCAAAATATTGCCACCAAAGAGTTAGAAAAGTGTTTTATGGGGCAGGCATCACCCTGAGGGGCTGGTTGCAGGTGTGGACCTGTGGGAGAGGTGAGACCCAAGCCCAGGAGCCTGCATGCAGCCACATAGCCCTCCAGCAAGGGAGCCCAGGGAAGCTAGCTGGCAGAGCAGGGTCCAGGGATGCTCCCATCCCTCCCATGTCCCAGGGCACAGCAAATGCTGGTGCTCCACTCTGGGGCCCCTCTTGCACAAGCTTCCCATGAATGGATGGTGTGGGGTAGGTGGTGTTTCCTGCTCTGCATGAAAGAATTAAGATAAAACGGGGATTTACTGGGATGGAGTGTGCCAAATTAACCTGGGGGGACCTGACTGATGCTCTTTGTTTTCCCTGAGCTGGGGAGGGAAGTGGCTGAGCTCCTCTGTCTGAGGGGGGTTAATGCAAAGAGCTTATTTCAGCTGGAGAAGATGGTGAGGAAGCAGTCTGCCGGGAGGGGGAATGGGGGGGCTGAAGGAGGATGGACCCCTCAAGGACTGGTCTGGCATAGGAGATAATGTTCATTAATGACTCTGGCACAAACTATCTGCAAGCTAAGGAGCTGAGCCTGCGGTGAGGTTGGAGGCATCTccgctgtggggagggggggatcTGGCTGCCTGGCAGGGGGAACCTGATGAACCGGGAGCACCAGGATGGGGAACAGGCTCGGGCTGTCAGGCTGTGGAGAAACCCTGCTGGGTCTTACCCTCGGGGTGCCCTTTGTCTCCCTGAATTGTGGCTGCCTAAAGCCAAGTGTCAGCAGATCTGTCAGGCTCCTCCTGGAACCAATGGTGGCAGCTTGGTCACCCCAGACACCCCCTGTCCTAAAAATAAGACTGGGTGAAACATCAACCATGGGTGCCAGTGGCTGCTGGGAGAAACCCCTGGGATACAGGGTGGTGTCTCCTCCTTTCAGCAAAGCTCCTGAATGTGGGGCAGGATtttggcagcaggaggagggagctgtAAGCAGGCCTTTGCCCTGGGAGTCTGTGAATATTCCCTCCATGGGCAGGGAATCCCTGGTGCCTGCACCCAGCTGGGGCAAGTGGGATGGGGGCAGGAGCAAGCAGGCTCCCACCCTGGGAGAGGTTTAACAAACCTAATTTAACTGCAGTGGGTCAGAAGCCATTTGCAGTCAGGGAATATTTTGCTAAGCCCTGGCTATCCTATTTGTCGAACGGCTTTGGGTAAAGTGTATTTAAATGTCCCTCAGACACCCAAAAGGTGAAAAATTGCGAGAACCCCCCCTTAGGCTCTGTGGAGGTGACTGCTCTCAGGGCTGTCCCTGCAGTGAGGCAAAGAGGGCTGAAGACTGTCCTCAGGTAGCAGAGCTCTACAGACACCTCTGGGGCTATGAACTAGACTTACTGggccccagctcttcccagcagcCAGGCAGTACCACTGCCAGTGTAACTGGGCTGGGTTGCGGCAGCTGCCTTTTTGCCTCTGTGCTTGCACCATCATCTCTCCCTGACCTGTGATGAGTTGTGTCCTGTCTCCACCAGTAGCTGCTGATGCTGCAGATGCAAAAAgtgctgtgcagtgctgtgccTAAGGCAGCCCAGGGTATGCTCCTTGGCTTTTAAGTCAGAGCCTTGTAAGGCCAGGGCATGAGGCCGTAGGGTTTAAGAAGGGGCGGGATCTTTCTGATGCTCAGCTGGAGGAGACACACATCTGAGCCTGGCAGGCTACTGGCTTTGGCACCCGGTATAATGCTCCACTTTGTGCTTCTCTGCAGGGCTTGGGactgctgctgtccctgtcacTACTGAGGGACCATTTGCTGCAGGGACAGCTTCTCCCATCACAACAGAGAGTGAGGGGCTCCATGCCCTGGTGATGGGCACTGCGGAGATGAGCACTGCAGTGGCTGATGCTGAGATAGCTGAGAGCATCCTCGCAGGGAGCTCATCGAGCCCACCCTTCCCTCCTGGGACTGAGACGGACATTTTGGTGACAGCAGTGAGCGAATACAGCTCCACAGTACCAACTTTGATGAACGTGACCAAACCTCTTAACACGTCTCAGGATATTGAGAAGAGTTCGGCTGCTCCCACTGCAGCCATGACCACTGCCGCCATCTCCACACAGCACCCTGCTGTCACCCCAGAAGCAGAACTTGATGAAATGGGGGCCACACCTGAGGCCCCCCTGGGGACCACCCCTCTCTTTGCAGATGGGAAGGAGGACATCCTCATGGCTGTGACTAAAGGAGCAGAAGACCTAGACCCCACCACTGGTGCCATCTCCATCCCCACCACCCCTCCACTGGCAGCCACCTGGGGGGCCCAGCCAACTGCTGACGGCCCCATGGGTACCACTGTCATTGTGCTGCCGAGCCAAGGGCTGACCACAGCCATGGGAGCAGTCGAGGAAGGCGTAACCCTGCCAGTGGATATCCAAAGCGAAGCCAGTGCCAACTCCTTGAgccccagccctggtgctggggagctgcttaCGACCCAGCAGCATGGGGCAGTGAGCGGGGCCATGAGCATCACCCCAGAGCCAGTGGGAGAAATGGCCCCAGCTGCTGAGGAAAGTCCCTCAGCTTCAGTGCCTGGAGATACAGGAGATGCAGTAAATGGTGAATTCAGCACAGCCAGCTCGTCCCACCTGCCTCTGGAGAGCCCAGTAGTGTCAGAAACAGTGGGAAACCTGGGTgagccctccctcctccctggccAGGCAGTGCTGAGCCCGGCTGCTTCGCTGGCACCAGCCAGTGGTGGGGACGGGGATGGACAGGGAGCTCCTGGGGTGTCATCAGAGGGTCCTGATTCAGCCCTGTCACCTGCAGATGGCGAGGCATCCACAGCACCTGAGGTGACAGGGGACACAGCCACATCACTGCTGGCCCCAGGGATTCCAACTGATGCACAGAGTGACACAAATCCCCCAGTCCCAGCCACTGCACTGCCCACAGGGGATGTGGGTCTGACCAGACTATCCCTACAGCCTGCCCCATGGCAGAATCCCACCAGAGAACAACCACCGCTGCTTACTGATGCTCTGCCATCCCCCACGGACACCCCCAGCACTCCTGGGGCTGCTTACCCACCCCCAGGAGCTGGGaccagcaccctgcctgcagctgaTGATGGGGCAGAGACACCAGCAAGCCCTGACCTCACTGCTGCCCCAGAGGCACCTGTGTCTCCGTCTCTCGGGGGGTCACAGCCATGGGGGGTGGCAGCTGGTGCTCCCCAGGGAGCTGAGGGACCTGGCACTGGCTTGAGTTCAGCTTCAGATGCCCCCAACTCAGCATCTTCTGTACCTGATGGACTGACATGGCCTGTTGCTGGAGTCCAGGGTCAAGAGGCTGCGGGTGCAGGGGACACGGCACAGTCAGGTCCAGGGGATGGCAGTCCCCATGCAGATACCCAGAGTGACACAAGTCCTTCAGCCTTCAGCACTCAGCAGGATCCCAATAACACTGGAGACCTGCCAGCTGGAGGAACAGGAGCTTTGGCAAATACTGAACTGTCCCCTCCATCAGCtcttggggctggagcaggagcagccccagcactgggacAAGTGTCCCCACCTGGTCCCGCAtctcccagcagtgctgggctggagcccAACTTCTCAGGAGCTGAAGGACAAGGGGACCTGCCTGGAGAATCCCCCAGTGCTTCTGGGGCTGCTTACCCAGCCCCGGGGGCTGCAGCTGGCCCCGTGTCTGGGGCAGAGACACCAGTGAACCCCAACCTCGGTGCTGCCCAGGGAGTACCTGTGTCTCCATCCTTTGGGGGGTCACAGccatgggggacagcagctggTGTTCCCCAGGGAGcaggtctccctggagccagTGGACCAGGCACTGGCTTGACTTCAGCATGGGATGCCCCCAGCTCAGCAGCTTATGGACCGTCAGGATCTCCATCACCTGCCCTTGGGGATCAGCTTGGCACAAACCTGGGGCTGCCGGCAGCAGAGGGACATGGAGttggcacagcagagcaggttCTGGGAGGAGCAGGCAGCGGGACTGGGTTTGAGCCACCCCTGGTCTCCACTGCAGGCAGCGGGATGGCAACTGGTGTGGATCAACTGCCTGGTGCAGGTTCCTCGTCCGGTTCTGCCTCTCCCAGTGACATGGTGTCAGCATCCTCCATTTCAGAGGGTGATGGAGCAGGACCCatcccagctgcagcccctggccctgacagcctgtccccagcctctTCAGACAGTGAAACTGGCCCAGAGCTCACTCTGGTGCAGGGGACTGAGAGCACAGGGGATGTGGCACAGGCAGGAAATCCAGAGAGTGAAAGTCCCTATGTGGAGACAAGTTCTTCAGCCTTCAGCACTCAGCAGGATCCCAATAACACTGGAGACCTGCCAGCTGGAGGAACAGGAGCTTTGGCAAATACTGAACTGTCCCCTCCATCAGCTCTTGGggatggagcaggagcagccccagcactgggacAAGTGTCCCCACCTGGTCCTGCAcctcccagcagtgctgggctggagcccAACTTCTCAGGAGCTGAAGGACAAGGGGACCTGCCTGGAGAATTCCCCAGTGCTTCTGGAGCTGCTTACCCAGCCCCGGGGGCTGCAGCTGGCCCCGTGTCTGGGGCAGAGACACCAGTGAACCCCGACCTCGGTGCTGCCCAGGGAGTACCTGTGTCTCCATCCTCTGGGGGGTCACAGccatgggggacagcagctggTGTTCCCCAGGGAGcaggtctccctggagccagTGGACCAGGCACTGGCTTGACTTCAGCATGGGATGCCCCCAGCTCAGCAGCTTATGGACCGTCAGGATCTCCATCACCTGCCCTTGGGGATCAGCTTGGCACAAACCTGGGGCTGCCGGCAGCAGAGGGACATGGAGttggcacagcagagcaggttCTGGGAGGAGCAGGCAGCGGGACTGGGTTTGAGCCACCCCTGGTCTCCACTGCAGGCAGCGGGATGGCAACTGGTGTGGATCAACTGCCTGGTGCAGGTTCCTCATCCAGCTCTGCCTCTCCCAGTGATGAGGTGGCAGGGTCCTCCATTTTAGGTCCAGCCAGCCCAAGTGACATCAGAGGAACGGGCAGTGTTCCTGGAGCTCTGCAGACTTCCCTGGGTGCTGGGTCTGGAGCCCCTCCTGCTGCAGAAGGGGCAGGTGAAGCAGCTGGTGACGGAGGGTCCCTGGGACAGTCCCAGGCCCCTGCTGGAGAGGGATCAACTGGTTCAGGAGCCCCTGATGGAGAAATGAGAGCCATGCTGCAGTCTGCATCTTCTTCCCCATCTACGGAGGGGTCTTCATCACCTGGGATGGCTGGTGAGGCTGCTAATGGAGCAAACCTTCCTGGAGCTGGTGGAGCCAGCGCTGGCTTGAGTACAGGCTTGAAGGCTGCTGACCTCAAGGAACCCTCTGTGTCTGCCCCTGGCATCCAGAGTGGTGCCGATCTTGGACTTTCTGATGCAAAACTGAGCCAAGTCAATGTGGTGGAGATGCCTGGAAGAGCCTCAGTGAATGGGGGACCTTCCCCTGGTGCCAGCCTGGGAGAGGGTGCAGGAGCTGTCATACAGATCGCATCAGGAGAGCTGGCCCCATCTGCCCTTGCCTCTCCCCAGGAGATGCAGCCCCTGGTCCCAGTGGCTCCAAAGACCAGTGACATCTCTGACAACATGGCTGCCTCACCGgcttctctgcttcttcctgGGCATGGGCTGAGCTCAGGGCTGACACCCAATGGGGACCCCCACTCTACCCCTGGCACCCAGAGTGGGAGCAGACCCCTGGTGCCAGGGGCACTGGGTGGGCTGGCAGGAGATGCTGGAGGCTCTCAGACGTGGTCTCTTGAAGATGAGGTGGCCTCAGGGATGCCAGCACCTTTGGGAGAAGGATCCCCCCATGCCCTTGTGTCCCCCAatgctgccccagcgctgccttCTGCTCCGCAGAGAGAAAATGCTGCAGAGGGGGTGTCCACCAGCCCTGGGCTTGCGCCTTCATTTTCAGCACGTGAGTGGATAACAGGGTCCTCtgcagggggaaggggtgagctgGGGGCTGCTGCACCAGGGGGGgatgccctgctcctgcctccccaccAGCTGggaagccccagagctccctccAGGGATGCTGGCAGCCCTGTGCCTGGGGAAGCGAGTGCCGTGCTCCCCAGAGCGATGGCAGGGCGAGGGGACATGGCTCAGCTCCTTTCCAGAGTGACTGGAGCTGAAGCAGGTGTGGAGACCCCCACTCGCTCCCTACTGGGGCAGACCCCAGGGCTCCCTGGCCTTCCTCCTGCCAGGATCGCTGCTGGCAGCCCTGGATCAGGGCCAGGACCTGCGGGTGGCTCGTCACTCACTGCCCAGCACCCATTCTTGGGCGGCAAGCTGACCACCAGCCTGTCAAACGGACCCCCTGTCGCCAATGGGTTGAGCCTCCCTGCAGccttcccagggcaggggggatcCCGGGGGAGTCCCCCCACCACTGCA
This region of Strix uralensis isolate ZFMK-TIS-50842 chromosome 9, bStrUra1, whole genome shotgun sequence genomic DNA includes:
- the LOC141946926 gene encoding uncharacterized protein LOC141946926 — protein: MEMRGWTLSTFVGCCVWILHGLGTAAVPVTTEGPFAAGTASPITTESEGLHALVMGTAEMSTAVADAEIAESILAGSSSSPPFPPGTETDILVTAVSEYSSTVPTLMNVTKPLNTSQDIEKSSAAPTAAMTTAAISTQHPAVTPEAELDEMGATPEAPLGTTPLFADGKEDILMAVTKGAEDLDPTTGAISIPTTPPLAATWGAQPTADGPMGTTVIVLPSQGLTTAMGAVEEGVTLPVDIQSEASANSLSPSPGAGELLTTQQHGAVSGAMSITPEPVGEMAPAAEESPSASVPGDTGDAVNGEFSTASSSHLPLESPVVSETVGNLGEPSLLPGQAVLSPAASLAPASGGDGDGQGAPGVSSEGPDSALSPADGEASTAPEVTGDTATSLLAPGIPTDAQSDTNPPVPATALPTGDVGLTRLSLQPAPWQNPTREQPPLLTDALPSPTDTPSTPGAAYPPPGAGTSTLPAADDGAETPASPDLTAAPEAPVSPSLGGSQPWGVAAGAPQGAEGPGTGLSSASDAPNSASSVPDGLTWPVAGVQGQEAAGAGDTAQSGPGDGSPHADTQSDTSPSAFSTQQDPNNTGDLPAGGTGALANTELSPPSALGAGAGAAPALGQVSPPGPASPSSAGLEPNFSGAEGQGDLPGESPSASGAAYPAPGAAAGPVSGAETPVNPNLGAAQGVPVSPSFGGSQPWGTAAGVPQGAGLPGASGPGTGLTSAWDAPSSAAYGPSGSPSPALGDQLGTNLGLPAAEGHGVGTAEQVLGGAGSGTGFEPPLVSTAGSGMATGVDQLPGAGSSSGSASPSDMVSASSISEGDGAGPIPAAAPGPDSLSPASSDSETGPELTLVQGTESTGDVAQAGNPESESPYVETSSSAFSTQQDPNNTGDLPAGGTGALANTELSPPSALGDGAGAAPALGQVSPPGPAPPSSAGLEPNFSGAEGQGDLPGEFPSASGAAYPAPGAAAGPVSGAETPVNPDLGAAQGVPVSPSSGGSQPWGTAAGVPQGAGLPGASGPGTGLTSAWDAPSSAAYGPSGSPSPALGDQLGTNLGLPAAEGHGVGTAEQVLGGAGSGTGFEPPLVSTAGSGMATGVDQLPGAGSSSSSASPSDEVAGSSILGPASPSDIRGTGSVPGALQTSLGAGSGAPPAAEGAGEAAGDGGSLGQSQAPAGEGSTGSGAPDGEMRAMLQSASSSPSTEGSSSPGMAGEAANGANLPGAGGASAGLSTGLKAADLKEPSVSAPGIQSGADLGLSDAKLSQVNVVEMPGRASVNGGPSPGASLGEGAGAVIQIASGELAPSALASPQEMQPLVPVAPKTSDISDNMAASPASLLLPGHGLSSGLTPNGDPHSTPGTQSGSRPLVPGALGGLAGDAGGSQTWSLEDEVASGMPAPLGEGSPHALVSPNAAPALPSAPQRENAAEGVSTSPGLAPSFSALAAVPLYGYGMRENDQEYVERRVDFNSPLFKPETGFPFGKTLRNSLYFTDNGQIIFPASDNNIFTYPNPPSSGFNGHEEVPMIAVFWDNADFSRGVGTTFYQEFLTLNTAKPPFIRDVEAKVRRYLRSSYSAAWTLKITWERAPAYTAWTDTRRTITYQAILTTDGFRSYVLMLYQEGGMQWDYTRLAATNVLIGYTSGDGFYRNDDLTRRPPAIKYRPDQFRGYNTDLRGLWIYKLESRVGVNYRLKCLAWTGRQQEPQVWSQGLPACPCSLQQGQQDPRFKSSRGGWWAARVSMLHSASPNQHGAGIRCLYDSQSQLIEGRQERYWRSSRQASPYRDQELKLYDWCCNQAGSAHLCAHYGKKRPKIGCDGYQLPSTGSSEEAENDSEEQRDEEDE